The following are from one region of the Egicoccus sp. AB-alg6-2 genome:
- a CDS encoding VWA domain-containing protein: MRLLAPLGLLAAAAAAPLVAWYLLRPRRRRVVVGSTFLWRAVDRPATAATPWQRFRGDATFWLVLLALLALAFALARPAVPVPVALGDHTILVMDNSGSMLTDEGGTSRAELARRKATELTASLAPGQEVSVIDAGPRARIALSGSTDAREVARTLAGIVPRHAPADLADAFTLATSLQRPGQRTVVHLVTDAMVPADAMAVAPPGLTVSAVGRDRPNVAITRIASAPLGSGEHQVLAQVRSFAQTAVTGRLVLEVDGAVVLEQSLRLAPRTTEDVVVTVPAVAGDEGATLTARLALREDVTGVVPDALRFDDVATTVLSESRDLRVLLATPGNTYLQAALGSVPGLRVETSASVPDELTAVDVLVVDRVAAPETLTVPTLLVAPTRWPAGVASTGEAALPALTYQATDHALLADVDLTGLAVATTAVLDAPQLTALASATDAGLLFAGRIGDAPAVVVPFDLLVSDLPLRPAWPLLVANATRWLTGGSAGIGAVPAGSVVALQAPVGTTSIAATAPGGDTLRIDPGAPTLLVDTVGTWQISFTGSEDAETGAPLMLPVTTALDEGDLSKPRPEPGSPAAGGEAQIGEGLRTVVWPLVLTALFLLLLEWAWSQGGRQWLAGRRDIRRDKVRRALEPDAESATPRARTKVPS; encoded by the coding sequence ATGAGACTGCTCGCGCCCCTCGGACTGCTCGCGGCGGCCGCGGCCGCGCCACTGGTCGCGTGGTACCTGCTGCGGCCGAGGCGCCGCCGGGTGGTCGTCGGCTCCACCTTCCTGTGGCGTGCCGTCGACCGCCCCGCCACGGCCGCGACGCCGTGGCAGCGCTTCCGCGGGGACGCGACCTTTTGGCTCGTCCTGCTGGCGCTGCTCGCGCTGGCCTTCGCGCTCGCACGACCGGCCGTCCCGGTTCCCGTGGCGTTGGGCGACCACACGATCCTGGTCATGGACAACTCGGGTTCGATGCTCACCGACGAGGGCGGCACCAGCCGGGCGGAGCTCGCCCGGCGCAAAGCGACCGAACTGACCGCGTCCCTGGCACCGGGCCAGGAGGTGTCGGTCATCGACGCCGGCCCGCGCGCCCGCATCGCCCTGTCGGGCTCGACCGACGCCCGCGAGGTCGCGCGCACGCTGGCGGGGATCGTGCCCCGGCACGCTCCGGCCGACCTGGCCGACGCCTTCACGCTGGCGACCTCGCTGCAGCGGCCGGGCCAGCGCACCGTCGTGCACCTGGTCACCGACGCGATGGTCCCCGCCGACGCGATGGCGGTGGCGCCGCCCGGCCTGACGGTGAGCGCCGTGGGCAGGGACCGGCCCAACGTCGCGATCACCCGGATCGCCTCCGCGCCGCTCGGCAGCGGCGAGCACCAGGTCCTGGCGCAGGTGCGCTCGTTCGCCCAGACCGCGGTCACCGGCCGCCTCGTGCTGGAGGTCGACGGGGCGGTCGTGCTCGAGCAGTCCCTGCGTCTCGCGCCGCGCACCACCGAGGACGTGGTGGTGACCGTGCCCGCCGTCGCCGGGGACGAGGGAGCGACGCTGACCGCTCGGCTCGCCCTGCGCGAGGACGTCACCGGCGTCGTGCCCGACGCACTGCGATTCGACGACGTCGCCACGACGGTGCTGAGCGAGAGCCGGGACCTGCGCGTCCTGCTCGCCACGCCCGGCAACACCTACCTGCAGGCGGCGCTCGGGTCGGTGCCGGGGTTGCGCGTGGAGACCTCGGCGAGCGTGCCCGACGAGTTGACCGCGGTGGACGTGCTGGTCGTCGACCGCGTCGCCGCGCCCGAGACGCTGACGGTGCCCACGCTGCTGGTCGCCCCGACCCGGTGGCCGGCCGGCGTCGCCTCGACGGGGGAGGCGGCGCTGCCGGCGCTGACCTACCAGGCCACCGACCACGCGCTGCTCGCCGACGTGGACCTCACGGGCCTCGCCGTCGCCACCACCGCCGTGCTCGATGCACCACAACTGACCGCGCTGGCGTCGGCGACCGATGCCGGCCTGCTCTTCGCCGGCCGCATCGGCGACGCCCCGGCCGTGGTCGTCCCGTTCGACCTGCTCGTCTCCGACCTGCCGTTGCGCCCCGCGTGGCCGCTGCTGGTCGCCAACGCGACCCGATGGCTGACCGGCGGCAGCGCCGGGATCGGCGCCGTGCCGGCGGGCTCGGTGGTGGCCCTGCAAGCCCCGGTCGGGACGACCTCGATCGCGGCGACCGCCCCCGGTGGCGACACGCTGCGCATCGACCCTGGCGCGCCGACCCTGCTGGTCGACACCGTCGGCACGTGGCAGATCAGCTTCACCGGGTCGGAGGACGCCGAGACGGGCGCCCCGCTGATGCTGCCGGTCACCACCGCGCTGGACGAAGGCGACCTGTCGAAGCCACGCCCCGAACCCGGCTCGCCCGCCGCGGGCGGCGAGGCGCAGATCGGCGAAGGGCTGCGCACCGTGGTCTGGCCCCTGGTCCTGACCGCGTTGTTCCTGCTGCTGCTCGAGTGGGCGTGGAGTCAGGGTGGCCGGCAGTGGCTGGCCGGCCGCCGCGACATCCGCCGCGACAAGGTCCGCCGGGCGCTGGAACCGGACGCGGAATCCGCGACACCGCGCGCACGCACGAAGGTGCCGTCGTGA
- a CDS encoding DUF58 domain-containing protein, whose product MLLTPRLVAQLGRHQLVPRRRVRGRFVGGHRSSRLGASVEFADVREYVAGDDPRRIDLSASRRHGRLQVTLTEAEDDASAQVVLDRSASMYGPKRRVADQIAAGLSVLGARDGVRLWLAEHDPLANADRLGGGWTRGSGALAHAGLLLQGTGGAHVPGTQATTGQTVGASAAPGEPTGDDDFGEGPAGRPDLTAAVGRAARATASGPLVLISDLLYDDWDATIRALGSGRLDVLVLQVLDVEELRPHLLEDVRLVDAETGAEVQAGGDEGTVAAYAEALRTHLDAVEAACTTIGAAHVLVPTDVDLARLLLAELPALGLVR is encoded by the coding sequence ATGCTGCTCACGCCGCGACTCGTGGCCCAGCTGGGACGACACCAGCTGGTGCCGCGTCGGCGTGTTCGCGGCCGCTTCGTCGGCGGCCACCGCTCCAGCCGGCTCGGCGCCTCCGTGGAGTTCGCCGACGTGCGGGAGTACGTGGCCGGCGACGACCCACGACGTATCGATTTGTCCGCCTCGCGCCGGCACGGACGTCTGCAGGTCACCCTCACCGAGGCGGAGGACGACGCCTCGGCTCAGGTCGTGCTGGACCGCTCGGCCTCGATGTACGGGCCCAAGCGCCGCGTGGCCGACCAGATCGCGGCCGGACTGTCGGTCCTCGGCGCCCGGGACGGGGTGCGGTTGTGGCTCGCCGAGCACGACCCGCTGGCGAACGCCGACCGCCTCGGCGGCGGCTGGACGCGGGGCAGCGGCGCCCTGGCGCACGCCGGACTGCTGCTGCAGGGCACCGGCGGTGCGCACGTGCCCGGCACCCAGGCCACGACCGGTCAGACCGTCGGTGCATCGGCGGCTCCGGGGGAGCCGACCGGTGACGACGACTTCGGCGAAGGACCGGCCGGCCGGCCCGACCTGACCGCCGCGGTCGGACGTGCCGCGCGAGCGACCGCCAGCGGTCCACTCGTGCTGATCAGCGACCTGCTCTACGACGACTGGGACGCGACGATCCGCGCCCTGGGCAGCGGCCGCCTGGACGTGCTCGTGCTGCAGGTCCTCGACGTCGAGGAACTGCGGCCCCACCTGCTCGAGGACGTGCGCCTGGTCGATGCCGAGACGGGCGCCGAGGTCCAGGCCGGCGGGGATGAGGGCACGGTGGCCGCGTACGCCGAGGCCCTGCGGACCCACCTCGACGCCGTCGAGGCCGCGTGTACGACGATCGGCGCCGCCCACGTGCTGGTGCCCACCGACGTCGACCTCGCCCGGCTGCTGCTGGCGGAACTGCCGGCACTCGGGCTGGTCCGATGA
- a CDS encoding AAA family ATPase — translation MEPDRFAQLTADVEAQLRRVIVGQDALVRDVLACLFAGGHVLLEGVPGLGKTVLLRTLAQTLSLDSTRLQCTPDLLPADVVGTTVLGGDGGTGGAGWHTSFEPGPVFTQLLLADELNRATPKTQSALLEAMAERRVTVGGVTRDLPQPFFVMATQNPIEMEGTYPLPEAQLDRFMAKVLVPTPSADDLVEILVRTTGSTEAVVEPVAGTDDLLAAIRLVREVPMASHVLRHVAELVEATHANRPTAPEAVVRYVTNGASPRGGQSLVLSAKVRALFDGRLQASVEDVREAAAACLRHRLVLGYEALIAGVTTDDVVAAVLDAVPAPRVPA, via the coding sequence ATGGAACCGGACCGCTTCGCCCAGTTGACCGCCGACGTCGAAGCACAGCTTCGCCGCGTCATCGTGGGTCAGGACGCACTGGTGCGCGACGTCCTCGCCTGCCTCTTCGCGGGCGGGCACGTGCTGCTCGAGGGGGTGCCGGGTCTGGGCAAGACCGTGTTGCTACGCACCCTGGCGCAGACCTTGTCACTCGACTCAACGCGGCTGCAGTGCACGCCGGACCTGCTGCCGGCCGACGTGGTGGGGACCACGGTGCTCGGCGGTGACGGCGGGACCGGCGGTGCGGGCTGGCACACCTCGTTCGAACCGGGGCCCGTCTTCACCCAGCTGCTGCTCGCCGACGAGCTCAACCGTGCCACGCCGAAGACGCAGTCCGCGCTGCTCGAGGCCATGGCCGAGCGACGGGTCACGGTCGGCGGTGTGACCCGCGACCTGCCGCAGCCGTTCTTCGTCATGGCGACCCAGAACCCCATCGAGATGGAGGGCACCTATCCGCTGCCCGAGGCCCAGCTCGACCGGTTCATGGCCAAGGTGCTGGTGCCGACCCCCTCGGCCGACGACCTCGTGGAGATCCTGGTGCGCACCACCGGTTCCACCGAGGCCGTGGTCGAGCCCGTTGCCGGCACCGACGACCTCCTCGCGGCCATCCGGCTCGTGCGCGAGGTCCCGATGGCCTCGCACGTGCTGCGTCACGTCGCCGAACTGGTCGAGGCGACCCACGCGAACCGGCCGACGGCTCCCGAAGCGGTGGTGCGCTACGTGACCAACGGCGCGTCGCCCCGCGGCGGCCAGTCCCTGGTGCTCTCGGCCAAGGTGCGCGCGCTCTTCGACGGCCGGTTGCAGGCCTCGGTGGAGGACGTCCGCGAGGCCGCGGCGGCCTGCCTGCGCCACCGACTGGTGCTGGGTTACGAGGCCCTGATCGCGGGCGTCACGACGGATGACGTGGTTGCTGCCGTGCTGGACGCGGTACCGGCACCGCGCGTTCCCGCCTGA